The Candidatus Poribacteria bacterium genomic sequence GTTAGGCTATTCCATCTATACCGAGGCGGAAACGCCGGAAGAACTTAAAAGTATGGTTAAAGAGGCTATCAAATGTCACTTCGAGGATGAGGAGGCTCCCAGGAAATTTTCCCCTTGACAAGCATGGGGGGGGGCTAGTGTATA encodes the following:
- a CDS encoding 2-oxoisovalerate dehydrogenase translates to MIAKEIIFLVEESPEGGYEARALGYSIYTEAETPEELKSMVKEAIKCHFEDEEAPRKFSP